The Sphingopyxis fribergensis genome contains a region encoding:
- a CDS encoding sodium:solute symporter family transporter, with amino-acid sequence MTGLSQIDIIVIVIYAIGIFGLAQWVSREKAGHAKNTSDYFLASKSLPWWAIGASLIAANISAEQIVGMSGSGYALGLAIASYEWMAALTLLIVGKYFLPIFLKNHIYTMPQFLEQRYGKTLPVIMAVFWLALYIFVNLTSIIWLGSIAVNKVAGVDQNVALIVLGAFALLYQLYGGLKAVALTDIVQVTLLVMGGLIISYLTLNEISGGQGVLAGFSILTERVPGHFDMILEPGHPFYKDLPGIAVLVGGMWIANLSYWGFNQYIIQRALAAKDLGEAQKGVIFAAFLKLLMPVIIVLPGIAAVVLAPDLAKPDEAYPMMMQLLPPGLLGLVFAALIAAIIASTASKINSIATIFTLDLYAKARGISTRAEDEAGSTGQEKHLVLVGRLAAALAVVVALLTARPLLGNSDQAFQFIQEFSGFFTPGITVIFLLGLFWKRANEAGAIAAAIASVLLSYAFKIGMPDFPFMNRMGLVFLISLALAVGISLTFKARGDANRISMQGVTFATPTTFNVAGVGVILILIALYATWW; translated from the coding sequence ATGACGGGCCTGTCGCAGATCGATATCATCGTCATCGTCATATATGCCATCGGCATTTTCGGCCTGGCGCAATGGGTAAGCCGCGAAAAGGCCGGCCATGCGAAAAACACGTCCGACTATTTTCTCGCCTCGAAATCGCTTCCCTGGTGGGCGATCGGCGCATCGCTGATCGCGGCGAATATTTCGGCCGAACAGATCGTCGGCATGTCAGGGTCGGGCTATGCGCTGGGTCTCGCCATCGCTTCCTATGAATGGATGGCGGCGCTCACCTTGCTGATCGTCGGCAAATATTTCCTGCCGATTTTCCTCAAGAACCACATCTACACGATGCCGCAGTTTCTGGAGCAGCGGTACGGCAAGACGCTGCCGGTGATCATGGCCGTGTTCTGGCTCGCGCTTTATATTTTCGTGAATCTGACCTCGATTATCTGGCTCGGTTCGATCGCCGTCAACAAGGTTGCCGGCGTCGACCAGAATGTCGCGCTGATCGTGCTCGGTGCCTTCGCGCTGCTCTATCAGCTTTATGGTGGGCTGAAGGCTGTCGCGCTTACCGATATCGTCCAGGTGACCCTGCTCGTCATGGGCGGCCTCATCATCTCCTATCTGACGCTCAACGAGATCAGCGGCGGGCAGGGCGTGCTCGCGGGCTTCTCGATCCTGACCGAACGCGTCCCCGGCCATTTCGACATGATCCTCGAGCCGGGTCATCCCTTTTACAAGGATCTGCCTGGCATCGCGGTGCTCGTCGGCGGGATGTGGATCGCGAACCTCAGCTATTGGGGCTTCAACCAATATATCATCCAGCGCGCGCTCGCGGCGAAGGATCTGGGCGAGGCGCAAAAGGGTGTGATTTTCGCGGCGTTCCTCAAGCTGTTGATGCCCGTGATTATCGTCCTCCCCGGCATCGCCGCGGTCGTGCTCGCGCCCGACCTCGCCAAGCCCGATGAAGCCTATCCGATGATGATGCAGTTGCTGCCGCCGGGGCTGCTCGGCCTCGTCTTTGCCGCTTTGATCGCCGCAATCATCGCGTCGACCGCGTCGAAGATCAATTCGATCGCGACGATCTTCACGCTCGATCTCTATGCCAAAGCGCGCGGCATCAGCACGCGCGCCGAGGATGAGGCCGGCTCGACCGGTCAGGAAAAGCATCTGGTTCTCGTCGGCCGCCTCGCTGCGGCCCTCGCGGTGGTCGTCGCGCTGCTAACGGCGCGTCCGCTGCTCGGCAATTCGGATCAGGCGTTCCAGTTCATTCAGGAATTCTCGGGCTTCTTCACGCCCGGAATTACGGTGATCTTCCTGCTCGGTCTGTTCTGGAAACGCGCGAACGAAGCCGGCGCCATCGCCGCGGCGATCGCATCGGTGCTGCTATCCTACGCGTTCAAGATCGGCATGCCCGACTTTCCCTTCATGAACCGCATGGGCCTCGTCTTCCTGATCAGCCTCGCGCTCGCGGTCGGGATCAGCCTGACCTTCAAGGCGCGCGGCGATGCCAACCGCATCTCGATGCAGGGCGTCACCTTCGCGACGCCGACGACCTTCAATGTCGCGGGCGTCGGCGTGATCCTGATCCTGATCGCGCTGTACGCGA
- a CDS encoding FadR/GntR family transcriptional regulator, with the protein MSALGIEDARPQLGRNLTYGMLDAIGRSIVIGEYDGSIFPTEAELAKQHGVSRSVTREAVKMLTAKGLLSARPRQGTIVQPTTSWNLFDTDVLRWLLERKFSIDLLRQFNELRVAIEPEAAALAARVATDDDIARINAGLTRMEKAERGEDDPLDSDIAFHVAVLRASRNPFYAQFRDVVGTALRTSIRFTNRVKGRTANVGDHAAVRDAIVKGNADKARKAMRALISDVLDLIDAAKPDGAT; encoded by the coding sequence ATGTCGGCGCTGGGAATCGAGGATGCGCGGCCGCAATTGGGCCGCAATCTGACTTATGGAATGCTCGACGCCATCGGGCGATCGATCGTGATCGGCGAATATGACGGATCGATTTTTCCGACCGAGGCGGAACTTGCCAAGCAACATGGTGTCAGCCGCTCGGTAACGCGCGAGGCTGTGAAGATGCTGACCGCCAAGGGGCTGCTCAGCGCGCGTCCGCGCCAGGGAACGATTGTCCAGCCCACCACCTCGTGGAACCTGTTCGATACCGATGTCCTGCGCTGGCTCCTCGAACGCAAATTTTCGATCGACCTCCTCCGTCAGTTCAACGAACTGCGCGTCGCGATCGAACCGGAAGCCGCCGCACTCGCGGCGCGCGTCGCGACCGACGACGACATCGCCCGGATCAACGCTGGCCTGACGCGAATGGAAAAGGCCGAGCGCGGCGAGGACGATCCGCTCGACAGCGACATCGCCTTTCACGTTGCGGTCCTTCGCGCGTCGCGCAATCCCTTTTACGCGCAGTTTCGCGACGTGGTCGGCACGGCGCTGCGCACGTCGATCCGCTTCACCAACCGGGTCAAGGGGCGGACCGCCAATGTCGGCGATCACGCCGCAGTGCGCGACGCGATCGTCAAGGGCAATGCCGACAAAGCGCGCAAGGCGATGCGCGCGCTGATCAGCGACGTGCTCGACCTGATCGACGCCGCAAAGCCCGACGGCGCCACCTGA